Proteins from a genomic interval of Arachis hypogaea cultivar Tifrunner chromosome 10, arahy.Tifrunner.gnm2.J5K5, whole genome shotgun sequence:
- the LOC112715165 gene encoding uncharacterized protein translates to MTGARCFSFTAFQDRCFRRSFSAAGLKSATTDLGDGGTVMHCWVPKSMAASKPFLVLIHGIGANAMWQWNDFVSSLTSRFNVFVPDLVFFGDSYTTKPERSESFQARCVMAMLEAHGVHSRVNIVGLSYGGFVAYSMAAQFPESVDRLVLCCAGVCLEEKDMDEGMFKVRTVDEAVNLLLPQTPEKIRELVKLTFVKPIKVLPSCFLNDFIDVMCTECRQERKELIQALHKDRNMSNLPKISKPTQIIWGEQDQIFPLELAHRLKRHIGEKANLVVLKNAGHAINVEKPKEMYKNIKSFLIDPLTPLSNQENHSNGHKVD, encoded by the exons ATGACTGGCGCTAGATGCTTCAGCTTCACGGCTTTCCAAGACCGCTGCTTCCGGCGATCATTCTCTGCGGCAGGGCTGAAATCGGCGACCACCGACCTCGGCGACGGCGGCACAGTGATGCACTGCTGGGTGCCGAAGAGCATGGCAGCTTCGAAGCCTTTCCTGGTGTTGATCCACGGCATCGGCGCCAATGCAATGTGGCAGTGGAACGACTTCGTTTCGTCTCTGACGTCTCGATTCAATGTCTTCGTCCCTGACCTCGTCTTCTTTGGTGACTCCTACACCACCAAACCCGAGAGATCCGAGTCCTTCCAAGCCAG GTGCGTGATGGCAATGCTGGAGGCTCATGGTGTTCACAGCAGAGTGAACATTGTTGGGTTGAGCTATGGCGGATTTGTGGCGTACAGCATGGCAGCGCAGTTTCCGGAGAGTGTAGACAGGCTGGTGTTATGCTGTGCTGGTGTGTGCTTGGAGGAAAAGGACATGGATGAAGGGATGTTCAAGGTGAGGACTGTGGATGAAGCCGTGAACCTCTTGCTGCCGCAGACGCCGGAGAAGATTAGGGAGCTGGTGAAGCTTACTTTTGTGAAGCCTATCAAGGTTTTGCCTAGTTGCTTCCTCAATGATTTCATTGAT GTGATGTGTACTGAATGCCGCCAAGAGAGGAAAGAACTAATCCAAGCATTGCATAAGGATAGAAATATGTCTAATCTTCCTAAAATCTCCAAG CCCACACAAATTATCTGGGGGGAGCAAGACCAGATATTCCCATTGGAATTAGCTCACAGACTCAAACG GCATATCGGAGAGAAAGCGAATCTGGTGGTACTTAAGAATGCAGGGCATGCAATCAATGTGGAGAAGCCCAAGGAAATGTACAAAAACATAAAGTCCTTCCTCATTGATCCCCTGACTCCACTATCTAATCAAGAAAACCACAGCAATGGTCATAAAGTGGACTAG